From Nitrososphaerales archaeon:
ATTAAGACCTTTAACTCACGATGTATCGAAGCCTTGCATTAGATTCTTGAATAGACCTTTGATCGAGTTCGCCCTCTGTGAATTGGCTGAGCAGGGTGTGAAGAACTTCATCTTTGGAGAGTACGGCTACACCAATTACACGAATCTATTCGACCAGTATGGTGAGGGAGTCGGTTTTTCTGCGAAGTATAAAATCGAACCAAGAGTCCATATCAAGCATCAGCCCAACCTAGATGATTGTGGGAGTGCAGATTCTTACAGGTTGAATGTAGAGTATTACGATGTCCAAGATCCCGTCATCGTTGTACAAGGGGATAACATCTTTCGCATAGACCTTCAGGACTTTATAAGAAAGCACGAAGAGAAAGGTGCTATGATGACGATAGCGCTCTTTAAAGTTGATAATGTGGAAGGTTTTGGTGTAGTAGACTTGGATTCAGATATGAGGATCAAAAAGTTCGTCGAAAAGCCCCCGCCGAATGAAGCACCTAGCAACTACATCAACGCTGGTATATACTTACTCTCGCCTGAAATAAGAAATGAAGTTAAGAGTGAAGCTGTGATGAAGATAATGAAAGAGAGGAAGAGGTTAGATTTTGGTTACGATTTTATACCATACTTGGTCGATAAAGGTATACCGGTATACGGTTATGAGTTGAAGGTATGGTATGATATAGGTAGTCCAGAGAGTTATCTAAAGGCCATGAAGGATATCCTGTATGGTGCGATCAATATTAGGATTGTAGAAGAGAGGCTCTTCCCGGGTAAAAATATCTGGATTCAAGGTTTTAGTAAAGAGGCTCTAAAGGTAAAGAATGATACGTTGAGAAGATGTATTGAAGG
This genomic window contains:
- a CDS encoding NDP-sugar synthase produces the protein MRVEDLRCFIPVGGKALRLRPLTHDVSKPCIRFLNRPLIEFALCELAEQGVKNFIFGEYGYTNYTNLFDQYGEGVGFSAKYKIEPRVHIKHQPNLDDCGSADSYRLNVEYYDVQDPVIVVQGDNIFRIDLQDFIRKHEEKGAMMTIALFKVDNVEGFGVVDLDSDMRIKKFVEKPPPNEAPSNYINAGIYLLSPEIRNEVKSEAVMKIMKERKRLDFGYDFIPYLVDKGIPVYGYELKVWYDIGSPESYLKAMKDILYGAINIRIVEERLFPGKNIWIQGFSKEALKVKNDTLRRCIEGRLSIEGADLIGRHTRIGDYSRIIDSNIDNFCIIGEHVNIESSAIMDAVKIGDYANISNSIVGRKVVIESNRQNPTHIEGVSVIGNAVRIGEGCRLISTKVNPGLIIPPRMTYINKFIQSYEDIVKLAE